A window from Tenacibaculum singaporense encodes these proteins:
- a CDS encoding DKNYY domain-containing protein → MNLITDHPYISIIIIILNSIIKKITRAKHSPLAKVFLFIITIISQACSPFDGPVDKSISDSYYYSKSKSNICYSPMGNWFELGNTKLNADVESFKVLGRDFGKDKNHLYFKTHIIDDEVDVATFYVDDDNYICFDKDHVYRALNYLPHGFTQTNQEKKHLWKIAKANPKTFQKINNDWSKDDKHYFYNYKPVDVDYNSFTIINNNFVKDQNKVYSLKSYELLASSIDPTTAKKINSRYIADKNNVYDFQEYQNGKIVDSLISIPYQNIDDLTILEDKFLLFDNKVIYDAAIIENADASSFQIIQFPYSKDKNYVFYHGDIIEKADPKTFSVFETSYYSKDKNHVFVYGKLLKDADVATFGPINKKHSLLYKDKNHTYRGDQIVENN, encoded by the coding sequence ATGAATTTAATTACAGACCATCCTTATATATCAATAATTATAATTATTTTGAATTCTATAATAAAAAAAATTACACGAGCTAAACATTCGCCACTTGCAAAAGTGTTCTTATTTATCATAACTATAATTTCTCAAGCCTGCAGTCCTTTTGATGGACCAGTTGATAAATCCATTTCAGATTCTTATTACTATTCAAAATCAAAAAGTAACATCTGTTATTCCCCTATGGGAAATTGGTTTGAATTGGGTAATACCAAATTAAATGCCGATGTAGAGAGCTTTAAGGTTTTAGGAAGAGACTTTGGGAAAGATAAAAACCACTTATACTTCAAAACTCATATTATTGATGATGAAGTAGACGTTGCTACCTTTTATGTTGATGATGACAATTACATCTGTTTTGATAAAGACCATGTATATAGAGCTTTAAATTATTTACCTCACGGCTTTACTCAAACTAATCAAGAAAAAAAACACTTATGGAAAATAGCTAAAGCAAATCCAAAAACATTTCAAAAAATTAATAACGACTGGTCTAAAGACGATAAACATTACTTTTATAATTACAAACCTGTAGATGTAGACTACAACTCATTTACAATTATAAATAACAATTTTGTTAAAGATCAAAATAAAGTATACTCATTAAAGAGTTATGAATTGCTAGCTTCTTCAATAGATCCTACTACAGCAAAAAAAATCAATAGTAGATATATTGCAGATAAAAACAATGTTTATGATTTTCAAGAATATCAGAATGGTAAAATAGTAGATTCTCTAATCTCAATACCTTACCAAAACATCGATGATTTGACTATTTTAGAGGATAAATTTCTACTATTTGACAATAAAGTTATTTACGATGCGGCTATAATTGAAAATGCGGACGCTTCATCTTTTCAAATAATTCAATTTCCGTATTCAAAAGATAAGAATTACGTATTCTACCACGGAGATATAATCGAAAAAGCCGACCCAAAAACCTTTAGTGTTTTTGAAACATCATATTACTCAAAAGATAAAAATCATGTATTTGTTTATGGAAAGCTACTAAAAGATGCTGATGTAGCTACTTTTGGTCCCATAAACAAGAAACATTCCTTATTATACAAAGATAAAAACCACACCTACCGTGGAGATCAAATTGTAGAGAACAATTAA
- a CDS encoding DinB family protein → MKETIHKLNQLLKSGRDYLSKTSESELATKASPEKWSKKEILGHLIDSGINNLQRFTEIQFENKPYKIRKYNQNELVKVNDYQNSDIKEILEFWCSINSRIKKVMELQTNDSLNYKIELEKNNISDLRFLMTDYVNHLEHHLNQIMDKNS, encoded by the coding sequence ATGAAAGAGACTATACATAAACTAAATCAATTATTAAAATCTGGGAGAGACTACCTTTCCAAAACTTCAGAATCTGAATTGGCTACAAAAGCTTCTCCAGAAAAATGGTCAAAAAAAGAAATACTTGGACATTTAATTGATTCTGGAATTAACAATCTACAACGATTTACTGAAATCCAGTTTGAAAACAAACCCTATAAAATTAGAAAATACAATCAAAATGAGTTAGTGAAAGTAAATGACTATCAAAATTCAGACATTAAAGAAATTCTTGAATTTTGGTGCTCAATAAATAGTAGAATAAAAAAAGTGATGGAGTTACAAACTAATGACTCTTTGAATTATAAAATAGAACTTGAAAAAAATAACATATCAGATTTAAGGTTTTTAATGACTGATTATGTAAACCATTTAGAACATCACCTTAACCAAATAATGGATAAAAACTCATAG
- the bla gene encoding subclass B1 metallo-beta-lactamase: protein MKTTIKVLFIILISLTTLSCKYQKNDSFKPKEVYKTKNLIVTQISENSFQHTSFLQTESFGNVPCNGLIVSNQNEIVIFDTPTTDSSSEELIKWVNETLHSKIKAIIPTHFHDDCLGGLKAFHQHKIPSYSYYKTLEFAKENNYETPQNSFKEPLVLKVGDKDIIAKHFGEGHTKDNVVGYFPHENIMFGGCLIKTLNANKGYLGDANVSEWSNTIEKIKLEYPNIKIVVPGHGKYGDIKLLDYTINLFKTE from the coding sequence ATGAAAACCACAATAAAAGTTTTATTTATAATTTTAATTTCTTTAACAACATTAAGTTGTAAATATCAAAAGAACGACTCATTTAAACCTAAAGAGGTTTATAAAACTAAAAACTTGATTGTCACTCAAATTTCTGAAAACTCATTTCAACATACTTCTTTCTTACAAACTGAAAGTTTTGGAAATGTTCCTTGTAATGGTTTGATTGTTAGCAACCAAAATGAAATTGTAATTTTTGATACACCTACTACTGACTCAAGTTCAGAAGAATTAATAAAATGGGTAAACGAAACTCTTCATTCAAAAATTAAAGCAATCATTCCCACTCATTTTCATGATGACTGTTTAGGCGGATTAAAAGCATTTCATCAACATAAAATTCCTTCTTATTCATATTATAAAACTTTAGAGTTTGCTAAAGAAAATAACTATGAAACTCCACAAAATAGTTTTAAAGAGCCCCTTGTACTTAAAGTTGGTGATAAAGATATTATTGCAAAACATTTTGGTGAAGGACATACAAAAGATAATGTTGTTGGTTATTTTCCGCACGAAAATATTATGTTCGGAGGATGTTTAATAAAAACACTGAATGCTAACAAAGGTTATTTAGGTGATGCCAATGTTTCTGAATGGTCAAATACTATTGAAAAGATTAAGCTAGAATATCCAAACATAAAAATTGTTGTTCCTGGACACGGAAAATACGGAGATATAAAGTTATTAGATTATACTATTAACTTGTTTAAAACTGAATAA
- a CDS encoding autotransporter outer membrane beta-barrel domain-containing protein, translating to MMKKQFLFILITILSFNSYSQISFEKGYYIDNTNQKTNCLIKNVDWKNNPTEFEYKLSENSESKKATIKSIKEFGIDNITKYIRSTVNIDRSSENTNNLSNHKNPIFQKEELFLKVLIEGKANLYQYIDSNLKRYFYNKENSNIEQLIFKSYKTTENNIGENNRFRQQLWLDLKCPNFKTSKIENVKYKKNDLVRFFTEYSECYNNELIIFEPKQKRDLFNLTIRPRINSSSLAIQNSVSNSRNTDFKNKIGFGLGLEAEYILPFNKNKWAITIEPTYQSFKSEKTTEVNNVSGGILIANVDYSSIEIPVGLRHYFFLNNNSKIFINASFIFDLNSKSSIEFTRNDGSNLNSLEIETRNNLAMGIGYKQNDRYSLEFRYQTNRELLGNYSYWTSEYRTLSIIFGYSLF from the coding sequence ATGATGAAAAAACAATTTTTATTTATTTTAATAACAATTTTAAGCTTTAATAGTTATTCACAAATTTCTTTTGAAAAAGGATATTACATTGATAATACTAATCAAAAAACTAATTGTCTAATCAAGAATGTTGATTGGAAAAATAATCCAACTGAATTTGAATATAAACTATCCGAAAACAGTGAGTCTAAAAAGGCAACTATAAAATCAATTAAAGAATTTGGTATTGATAATATTACAAAATACATCAGAAGTACTGTAAATATTGACAGGTCTAGCGAAAACACCAATAATTTAAGTAATCATAAAAACCCTATATTTCAAAAAGAAGAACTTTTTTTAAAAGTATTAATTGAAGGAAAGGCTAATTTATATCAATACATTGATAGTAACTTAAAAAGATATTTTTATAATAAAGAGAACTCCAATATTGAACAATTAATTTTTAAAAGTTATAAAACCACTGAGAATAATATTGGTGAAAATAATAGATTTAGACAACAGCTATGGCTTGATTTGAAATGTCCAAATTTTAAAACTAGTAAAATTGAAAATGTAAAGTATAAAAAAAATGATTTAGTACGATTTTTTACTGAATACAGTGAATGCTATAATAACGAACTAATTATTTTCGAGCCAAAACAAAAAAGAGATTTATTTAATTTGACAATCAGACCTCGTATAAATAGTTCTTCATTAGCTATACAAAATTCTGTTTCTAATTCTAGAAATACTGATTTCAAGAATAAAATAGGGTTTGGACTTGGATTAGAGGCTGAGTATATTTTACCTTTTAATAAAAATAAATGGGCAATTACAATTGAGCCAACTTATCAAAGTTTCAAGTCCGAAAAAACAACTGAAGTAAATAATGTTTCTGGAGGAATATTAATAGCTAATGTTGATTATAGTTCTATTGAAATCCCTGTAGGTTTAAGACATTATTTCTTTCTAAATAATAATTCTAAAATTTTTATAAATGCTTCTTTCATCTTTGATTTAAACTCAAAATCATCAATTGAATTTACCCGAAATGATGGTTCGAATTTAAATTCATTAGAAATTGAAACAAGAAATAACCTAGCTATGGGAATTGGTTATAAACAAAATGACAGATATAGTTTAGAGTTTAGATATCAAACCAATAGAGAACTTTTAGGAAACTACTCGTATTGGACTTCAGAATATAGAACATTATCAATAATATTTGGTTATTCATTATTCTGA
- a CDS encoding alpha/beta fold hydrolase gives MKLILKTFKWIGIFLVGIILLLIVSGACYRLFSSKPIPPGKLVDVNGTKLHIRAESEKNDLPTVILEAGANSHTDMLHWIAEGLKKNMRVIRYDREGKWFSESSKDSITPEFYAHQLHELLEKNGEKPPYILVGHSMGGPYNQIFRDLYPNEVKGMVFLDSSHPEQWERLAQKELIPKEQINLLKITAAISDMGIRGVYNKITSPKAKNDGLPKDCHIRNLNLASYSGKVYHRYLKENRINKDILKRAGQAKSLDSLPILVFTATEQYRESQKERYRKKGIDPDKQIQLWLDIQKELAKLSTNSKQFVIEANHGTIITKKENADIINKEILSMVEKIEKENRK, from the coding sequence ATGAAATTAATTCTAAAAACCTTCAAATGGATAGGTATATTTTTAGTTGGAATTATACTACTCTTAATAGTATCAGGAGCATGTTACCGATTGTTTAGTTCAAAACCTATTCCTCCAGGAAAATTAGTCGATGTCAATGGAACAAAGCTTCATATAAGAGCTGAAAGTGAAAAAAACGATTTACCAACTGTTATTCTTGAAGCAGGAGCAAACAGCCATACAGATATGCTTCATTGGATTGCGGAAGGATTGAAGAAGAATATGAGAGTAATACGCTATGACAGAGAAGGAAAATGGTTTAGTGAATCAAGTAAAGATAGTATTACACCTGAATTTTATGCGCACCAATTACACGAATTACTTGAGAAAAATGGAGAAAAGCCTCCTTATATATTAGTTGGTCATTCTATGGGCGGACCCTATAATCAAATATTCAGAGATCTATATCCGAATGAAGTAAAAGGAATGGTCTTCTTAGATTCTAGCCACCCTGAACAATGGGAACGACTAGCCCAAAAAGAACTGATTCCAAAAGAACAAATTAACCTCCTAAAAATTACTGCTGCTATTTCAGATATGGGAATAAGAGGAGTTTATAATAAAATAACGAGTCCTAAGGCTAAAAATGATGGTTTACCTAAAGATTGTCATATCCGTAACCTCAATCTTGCTTCTTATTCAGGTAAGGTTTACCATAGATATTTAAAAGAAAACCGCATCAATAAAGATATTCTTAAGCGAGCAGGTCAAGCAAAAAGTTTAGATTCGTTACCTATTTTGGTCTTTACCGCAACAGAACAGTATAGAGAGTCTCAAAAAGAAAGATATAGAAAGAAAGGAATTGATCCTGACAAACAAATTCAATTATGGTTAGATATACAAAAAGAACTGGCAAAACTATCTACTAACAGTAAACAATTTGTTATTGAAGCAAATCATGGTACCATAATTACCAAAAAAGAAAACGCTGATATAATTAATAAAGAAATACTATCAATGGTTGAAAAAATTGAAAAAGAAAATCGTAAGTAA
- a CDS encoding YciI family protein encodes MFIINLTYKTKLKKIDHFLNEHIEFLNEQYELGNFIASGRKIPRTGGIILSNVKSKPELEKIIERDPFKKNGLADYELTEFVPSKTCEELKFLME; translated from the coding sequence ATGTTTATAATTAATCTGACTTATAAAACAAAACTAAAAAAAATTGACCACTTTCTTAATGAGCATATTGAATTTCTAAATGAGCAATATGAATTAGGGAATTTTATAGCTTCTGGACGAAAAATACCAAGAACAGGCGGAATAATATTATCAAACGTCAAGTCTAAACCTGAATTGGAGAAAATTATAGAAAGAGACCCTTTTAAGAAAAACGGATTAGCAGATTATGAACTGACTGAATTTGTACCGAGTAAAACTTGTGAAGAATTGAAGTTCTTAATGGAATAA
- a CDS encoding TrmH family RNA methyltransferase, giving the protein MKQISSTQNAYIKELLKLQEKSRERKKKGLFLVEGQREISLVVKGGYEIDTLLFVADMFTEESVNKILNKAANRIEITKEVYQKLAYRDTTEGIIAVVKAKNFDLDAIEFNTTTPLVLVMEGIEKPGNIGAMLRTADAANVDAVFIANPKTDLFNPNIIRSSVGCVFTNQIATGTSENIIAYLQEHNINIYSATLQNSNEYHKNDYTKATALVVGTEATGLTQIWRDQATQNINIPMQGEIDSMNVSVAAAILTFEAKRQRNFVQ; this is encoded by the coding sequence ATGAAACAGATTAGTAGTACACAAAACGCCTATATAAAAGAGCTTTTAAAGCTTCAAGAGAAATCTAGAGAACGTAAGAAAAAAGGATTGTTTTTAGTAGAAGGACAACGTGAAATTTCGTTAGTTGTTAAAGGAGGTTATGAAATAGACACCCTGCTGTTTGTTGCTGATATGTTTACCGAAGAAAGTGTAAACAAAATTCTAAATAAGGCTGCTAACCGTATAGAAATAACAAAAGAAGTATACCAAAAGCTTGCCTATCGTGATACTACCGAGGGTATTATTGCTGTAGTAAAAGCTAAAAACTTCGATTTAGACGCTATTGAATTCAACACCACTACCCCACTCGTTTTGGTTATGGAAGGTATTGAAAAACCAGGAAACATTGGTGCTATGTTACGTACCGCCGATGCTGCTAATGTAGATGCTGTTTTTATTGCCAACCCTAAAACGGATTTATTCAATCCTAATATCATACGTTCTAGTGTGGGTTGTGTATTTACCAATCAGATAGCTACAGGTACTTCTGAAAACATTATAGCGTACTTACAGGAGCACAACATAAATATTTACAGTGCTACCCTACAAAACTCAAACGAATACCATAAAAACGATTATACTAAGGCTACTGCTTTGGTAGTGGGTACTGAAGCTACAGGATTAACGCAAATTTGGCGAGACCAAGCTACTCAGAATATCAACATCCCAATGCAAGGGGAAATAGATTCTATGAACGTATCGGTTGCCGCAGCCATCTTAACTTTTGAAGCGAAACGACAACGTAATTTTGTACAATAA
- a CDS encoding amidohydrolase family protein, translating to MKIKLIYSLLCFLFLGNIIAQQTPAPKQTEAYSIEGATAHLGNGEVIENSLIMFSNGKIAHVGNANSRIARMGTVINAKGKHVYPGFIAANTSLGLAEIDAVRATRDFDEVGSMLPHIRSIIAYNAESKVVETMRPNGVLMAQIAPRGGVISGTSSVVQLDAWNWEDATIKTDDGVHMNWPQVFSRGRWWMGEDPGLKPNKNYQKSIDKLTKFFANAKSYLAGNKTPKNLPYEALQGVLNGTQRMFVHVSGEKGITDAVTICKELGVKNIVIVRGQEAEKVADLLKANNIPVILERAHRLPNGEDADYDRPFRAAKILTDAGILVGLGMEGDMERMSTRNLPFYAGTYAAYGLGKEKALQLITQNNAKILGVDNNVGTIEVGKDATLFISEGDALDMRTNILTTAFIQGRKISLESHQTKLWKRYANKYKNQ from the coding sequence ATGAAAATTAAATTAATATATAGTTTATTATGTTTCTTATTCTTAGGAAATATAATAGCGCAACAAACACCAGCACCCAAGCAAACTGAAGCTTATAGTATTGAAGGTGCTACAGCACATTTAGGAAACGGAGAAGTAATTGAAAACTCCTTAATCATGTTTTCTAACGGTAAAATAGCCCATGTAGGAAATGCTAATAGCAGAATTGCTCGTATGGGAACTGTTATTAATGCCAAAGGAAAACACGTGTACCCAGGTTTTATTGCAGCAAACACCTCTTTAGGTTTAGCTGAAATTGATGCTGTACGTGCAACAAGAGACTTTGATGAGGTAGGTTCAATGCTACCACACATTCGTAGTATTATTGCCTATAATGCAGAAAGTAAAGTGGTAGAGACCATGCGTCCTAACGGAGTATTAATGGCACAAATTGCTCCACGTGGTGGTGTTATTTCAGGAACCTCTTCGGTAGTACAATTAGATGCTTGGAACTGGGAAGATGCGACTATTAAAACCGATGATGGTGTTCACATGAACTGGCCTCAGGTATTCTCTAGAGGTCGTTGGTGGATGGGTGAAGATCCTGGATTAAAGCCTAACAAAAACTATCAAAAAAGCATTGATAAGCTTACAAAATTTTTCGCCAATGCAAAAAGCTACCTAGCAGGTAACAAAACACCTAAAAACTTACCATACGAAGCTTTACAAGGCGTTTTAAACGGTACGCAAAGAATGTTTGTACACGTATCAGGAGAAAAAGGAATTACTGATGCTGTAACTATTTGTAAAGAATTAGGTGTTAAAAATATCGTGATTGTTCGCGGACAAGAGGCTGAAAAAGTTGCTGACTTATTAAAAGCAAACAATATACCTGTTATTTTAGAACGTGCTCACCGTTTGCCTAATGGTGAAGATGCAGATTATGACAGACCTTTTAGAGCAGCTAAGATATTAACCGATGCTGGTATTTTAGTAGGTTTAGGTATGGAAGGAGATATGGAACGTATGAGCACACGTAACTTACCTTTTTATGCAGGAACTTATGCTGCTTACGGATTAGGTAAAGAAAAAGCTTTACAATTAATTACTCAAAACAATGCTAAAATTTTAGGTGTTGACAACAACGTAGGAACCATAGAAGTTGGTAAAGACGCTACCCTATTTATTTCTGAAGGTGATGCTTTAGATATGCGTACCAATATTTTAACAACTGCTTTTATTCAAGGTAGAAAAATTAGCCTAGAATCGCATCAAACAAAATTATGGAAGCGTTATGCTAATAAATATAAAAATCAATAA
- a CDS encoding amidohydrolase family protein, with amino-acid sequence MKKILFLLLSLCISSSFAQEYFPTNTGVKSSKNSVYAFTNATIYVTPTQVVKKGTLLIKDGKVVAVGKSVNIPNEAQVINLDGKSMYPSFVDAYSTFGIAKPKRESGRGKRPQYDAGRKGYYWNDHIRPDVGAATEFNFDAKKAKELLSLGFGAVNTHVADGIMQGNGILVALNPNSSDAYRILDKQSGNYLSFSKSAKSRQSYPTSRMGAMALLRQTYLDADWYAKGNAKNTDLALEALNNKKELPQIFNAGGYLDNMRADKIGDEFGIQYTIVGGGNEYERINDIKATNATYILPINFRNAYDVSNPFLANKIALSDMRSWNQEPANPSILAKNNIPFALTTYKLKKVKEFNSNLQKAITYGLDKTTALEALTTVPAKILKNDKIGNLKAGSYANFLITSGDIFDKQTTLYENWVQGDKNTINSMDIKDVTGKYTLTVNGKSYDMTITGKGAKQTAALKSGDKKVNSKSSFSNDWLHITLKDGDNYTRLTALVQNKQQITGTATDNDGNESTWNATYTGKADTKKKGGKKKETTPEVVAVSYPNIGLGNPTAPQKETILIKNATVWTSENNEVLNNTDVLIKDGKIAKIGTNLSSRGATIIDGTGKYVTAGIIDEHSHIATSAVNESGHNSTAEVTIEDVINPNDVNIYRNIAGGVTSIQVLHGSANPIGGRSAIIKLKWGENADGMLYNNTPKFIKFALGENVKQSNWGDLNTIRFPQTRMGVEQVYIDYFQRAKEYDAKKKSGQPYRKDIELETLAEIINKERFISCHSYVQSEINMLMKVAEQFNFNINTFTHILEGYKLADKMKEHGVGGSTFADWWAYKYEVNDAIPYNAAIMHNQGVTVAINSDDAEMSRRLNQEAAKLIKYGGLSEQEAWATVTINPAKLLHLNDRTGSIKEGKDADVVVWSGNPLSVYSKAEKTIIDGAVYFDIEKDLEKRKAIKAERAKLINMMLQEKIKGGKTQAPKKKTQKLFHCDTE; translated from the coding sequence ATGAAAAAAATACTATTCTTACTCTTATCCCTGTGTATTAGTAGCTCTTTTGCACAAGAGTACTTTCCTACCAACACAGGAGTAAAGTCATCCAAAAACAGCGTGTATGCATTTACCAATGCTACTATTTATGTTACCCCTACCCAAGTAGTAAAAAAAGGAACACTACTTATTAAAGACGGTAAAGTTGTTGCTGTAGGTAAATCGGTTAACATACCTAACGAAGCACAAGTAATTAACCTAGACGGAAAATCTATGTATCCTTCTTTTGTTGATGCCTATTCAACCTTTGGTATTGCAAAACCTAAACGTGAAAGTGGTCGTGGTAAAAGACCACAATACGATGCTGGTAGAAAAGGATATTACTGGAACGATCATATTCGTCCTGATGTAGGCGCTGCTACCGAGTTTAACTTTGATGCTAAAAAAGCCAAAGAATTATTGTCTTTAGGTTTTGGTGCTGTAAATACACACGTAGCAGACGGTATTATGCAAGGAAACGGTATTTTAGTTGCTTTAAACCCTAATAGTTCTGATGCTTACAGAATATTAGACAAACAATCAGGAAACTACTTATCGTTTTCTAAAAGTGCTAAATCACGTCAAAGCTACCCTACTTCACGTATGGGAGCCATGGCACTATTACGTCAAACTTATTTAGATGCTGATTGGTATGCTAAAGGAAATGCAAAAAACACCGATTTAGCTTTAGAAGCTCTAAACAATAAAAAAGAGTTACCTCAAATATTTAATGCAGGTGGATATTTAGATAATATGCGTGCTGATAAGATTGGGGACGAATTTGGAATTCAATATACCATTGTAGGCGGAGGAAATGAGTATGAAAGAATCAATGATATTAAAGCAACCAATGCTACTTATATTCTTCCTATTAACTTTAGAAATGCTTACGATGTATCAAATCCATTTTTAGCAAATAAAATTGCGCTAAGCGATATGCGCTCTTGGAATCAAGAACCAGCAAACCCTTCAATTTTAGCAAAAAACAATATTCCTTTTGCTTTAACTACCTATAAATTAAAGAAAGTAAAAGAGTTTAATAGCAATCTTCAAAAAGCTATTACTTACGGATTAGATAAGACTACAGCTTTAGAAGCATTAACTACAGTACCTGCCAAGATTTTAAAGAATGATAAAATAGGAAACTTAAAAGCTGGTAGTTATGCAAACTTCTTAATTACTTCTGGTGATATTTTTGACAAACAAACTACTTTATATGAAAACTGGGTACAAGGTGATAAAAACACCATTAACTCAATGGATATTAAAGATGTTACAGGTAAGTACACGTTAACAGTTAACGGGAAATCGTATGATATGACCATTACTGGTAAAGGAGCTAAACAAACAGCTGCTTTAAAAAGTGGAGATAAAAAGGTAAACAGTAAATCGTCTTTTAGCAACGACTGGTTACATATAACTCTTAAAGATGGTGACAACTACACTCGCTTAACAGCATTAGTACAAAACAAGCAACAAATTACGGGTACAGCTACCGACAACGATGGGAATGAAAGCACTTGGAATGCTACTTATACTGGAAAAGCTGATACTAAAAAGAAAGGCGGCAAGAAAAAAGAGACCACTCCTGAAGTAGTAGCTGTTTCATACCCAAATATCGGATTAGGAAACCCAACCGCTCCGCAAAAAGAGACTATTTTAATTAAAAATGCTACGGTTTGGACTTCTGAAAACAACGAAGTACTAAACAATACCGATGTATTAATTAAAGATGGAAAAATAGCTAAAATAGGTACCAACTTATCTTCAAGAGGCGCTACAATTATTGACGGAACTGGTAAGTATGTAACCGCAGGTATTATTGATGAGCATTCACATATTGCTACTTCTGCAGTAAACGAATCAGGGCATAACTCAACAGCTGAGGTTACTATTGAAGATGTTATCAACCCTAACGATGTAAATATTTACAGAAACATTGCGGGTGGTGTTACTTCTATTCAGGTATTACACGGTTCTGCCAATCCAATTGGTGGACGTTCAGCAATTATCAAACTAAAATGGGGAGAGAATGCTGACGGAATGTTATACAACAACACACCTAAGTTTATCAAGTTCGCTTTAGGTGAAAACGTAAAACAATCTAACTGGGGAGATTTAAATACCATTCGTTTCCCTCAAACACGTATGGGAGTTGAACAGGTATATATCGACTACTTCCAAAGAGCGAAAGAATACGATGCTAAAAAGAAAAGCGGACAACCATATCGTAAGGATATTGAGTTAGAAACCTTAGCAGAAATTATTAATAAAGAACGTTTTATTTCTTGTCACTCTTACGTACAGTCAGAAATCAATATGTTGATGAAGGTTGCAGAACAATTCAACTTTAACATCAACACCTTTACCCACATTTTAGAAGGATACAAACTAGCAGATAAAATGAAAGAACACGGAGTTGGTGGTTCTACTTTTGCTGACTGGTGGGCATATAAATATGAGGTTAACGACGCTATACCATACAACGCTGCTATTATGCACAACCAAGGTGTTACCGTTGCTATTAATTCTGATGATGCAGAAATGTCTCGTAGATTGAATCAAGAAGCTGCTAAATTGATTAAATATGGAGGTTTAAGCGAACAAGAAGCTTGGGCTACAGTTACTATCAATCCTGCAAAACTATTACACTTAAACGACCGTACAGGTAGTATTAAAGAAGGTAAAGATGCTGATGTTGTAGTATGGAGCGGAAATCCACTTTCAGTATATTCTAAAGCAGAGAAAACAATTATTGACGGAGCTGTTTATTTTGATATTGAAAAAGACTTAGAAAAGCGTAAAGCTATTAAAGCAGAACGTGCTAAGCTAATCAATATGATGCTACAAGAGAAGATTAAAGGAGGTAAAACACAAGCTCCTAAAAAGAAAACTCAGAAATTATTTCACTGTGATACAGAATAA